One window of Rasiella rasia genomic DNA carries:
- a CDS encoding ribosomal maturation YjgA family protein, translating to MKRTLTFFILLLVTEVAIAIFHFHKFIRGFVGDVLVIPLLYYFLRIFIKWRTVYLLGAVLAIALGIELLQYSGLFQHLNIQSPLLKIVLGTTFDWKDILAYGVGGVLTLLLEKNQAYGKD from the coding sequence ATGAAACGCACCTTAACCTTTTTCATCTTACTGCTAGTAACCGAAGTAGCCATTGCTATTTTTCACTTCCACAAATTCATTAGAGGCTTTGTGGGAGATGTACTGGTCATTCCGTTGTTGTACTATTTCTTACGAATTTTTATAAAATGGCGAACAGTGTACCTTTTAGGAGCTGTTTTAGCCATTGCTTTAGGTATTGAACTACTACAATACTCAGGGCTATTTCAACACTTAAACATACAATCACCACTACTTAAAATAGTGCTGGGCACCACCTTCGACTGGAAAGACATTTTGGCTTATGGAGTAGGTGGTGTTCTCACACTATTATTAGAAAAAAATCAAGCTTATGGAAAAGATTAA
- a CDS encoding DUF1361 domain-containing protein — protein MEKIKNFINTHFYTLFPLIAITVVSLFALMIRLKITHSFFFLFLVWNLFLAVIPFVLSFILLQYRNASKIAVSIVFIVWLLFLPNAPYILTDLIHLQHSKATLLGFDALLIGLFAIGGMLCYLQSMFQMEAIATRFLARKYRKWMLLAIPFLTGFGIYLGRFLRFNSWDILQDPISLVVEVTQIIIKPSQHMGAWIVTIGFGCFLWVGYVFYKKISLRKNVLRSH, from the coding sequence ATGGAAAAGATTAAAAACTTTATAAACACACACTTTTACACCCTGTTTCCACTTATTGCGATAACGGTGGTAAGTCTATTTGCATTAATGATTCGGCTTAAAATTACACACTCATTTTTCTTTTTATTTCTAGTGTGGAATCTCTTTCTAGCTGTCATTCCCTTTGTACTATCTTTTATACTTCTTCAGTATCGAAACGCTTCAAAAATAGCAGTGAGCATTGTTTTTATAGTTTGGCTATTGTTTCTTCCAAATGCGCCCTACATACTTACAGACCTTATTCACTTACAACATAGTAAAGCCACATTACTAGGTTTTGACGCCCTGCTAATAGGCTTATTTGCCATTGGTGGCATGCTTTGTTATTTGCAATCTATGTTTCAAATGGAAGCCATAGCAACTCGCTTTCTTGCTAGAAAGTATAGAAAATGGATGTTACTTGCAATTCCCTTTTTAACAGGATTTGGTATTTATCTAGGACGTTTTTTACGCTTTAACTCATGGGACATACTTCAAGACCCAATCTCACTAGTTGTAGAAGTCACACAAATTATAATTAAACCAAGCCAACATATGGGAGCGTGGATCGTAACTATAGGATTTGGATGTTTTTTATGGGTTGGGTATGTATTTTACAAAAAGATAAGTCTCAGAAAAAATGTACTACGGAGTCATTAA
- a CDS encoding DUF3857 domain-containing protein: MVFQQYFLAILFITTSISSFGQTRQTADFGNPTSLELTMTSYPNDSEAAGVVLFEKGKTYVKLVGNYVRLIKEVHRKTKVLDAKNFTAASVGIPYYIGSTSKEKVTNVEAITHNKGVKKYVAKDAYFTTNEVNQWNLKRFTFPDVQDGSVLEYRYTIESPFFGYLDGWDFQSTMPKVYTEFVSEIPGNYNYRRSLVGTLKLEVNEVSLKEDCFFIPSYEVNADCEVAVYAMKDVPAFKKESYMLSEKNYMARVGYELKEYYDFKGNKTEVSKEWKDVDKEFRTDKDLGRQLGSKNFFENKLPPALLSEADPLAKAKGIFYFIQQHFNYNGKQRILSDIRVKEAFEEKVGNSSEINLSLVNALNVANLDAKVALIATRSHALPTKLYPVLTDFNYAIVYLKIGDKEYLLDATSKYIPFGFLPSEALNHQARVLDLKEGSFWVDIVPEKKNVEYINAQLELTEENTITGKVAETYVGYPSVVERIAIASYGSNEFKNEKQKYIEDATISSLNIEHLNNLSENLKETYTIEISPELAGGKWYVSPFFLTNFYNENPFKLTDRTYPVDFGYPVSQTFLMSLDLKGKYNVVETPQNTIVKLPNGAGECSVVYGNTGDKITVRFSFKLNQYYFTPEKYKSLQDFFDTVVTMLNKEVMVLEKI, translated from the coding sequence ATGGTGTTTCAGCAGTATTTTCTGGCAATTTTATTCATTACAACTTCAATTTCGAGCTTCGGACAAACACGGCAAACAGCAGATTTTGGCAATCCAACAAGTTTAGAGCTTACTATGACCTCTTATCCCAATGATAGTGAAGCTGCGGGTGTTGTGTTGTTTGAGAAAGGAAAAACCTATGTAAAATTGGTTGGTAATTATGTGCGATTGATAAAAGAAGTACATAGAAAAACAAAAGTGTTAGATGCCAAAAACTTTACAGCTGCGAGTGTTGGTATTCCATACTATATTGGAAGTACAAGTAAAGAAAAAGTCACTAATGTGGAAGCCATTACGCACAATAAGGGCGTAAAAAAATATGTAGCAAAAGATGCCTATTTCACAACAAATGAAGTTAACCAATGGAACCTTAAACGGTTTACATTTCCTGATGTGCAAGATGGTAGTGTCTTAGAATACCGCTACACCATAGAATCACCCTTTTTTGGATACTTAGACGGTTGGGATTTTCAGAGTACCATGCCAAAAGTATACACAGAATTTGTTTCGGAAATACCAGGAAACTATAATTATAGAAGGTCTTTAGTAGGAACGCTGAAACTTGAAGTAAACGAAGTTTCATTAAAAGAAGACTGCTTTTTTATACCTAGTTATGAAGTAAACGCAGATTGTGAAGTAGCTGTTTATGCAATGAAAGATGTACCTGCCTTTAAGAAGGAATCTTACATGCTTTCTGAAAAAAACTACATGGCACGTGTGGGATACGAGTTAAAAGAATACTACGACTTTAAAGGTAACAAAACCGAAGTTAGCAAAGAGTGGAAGGATGTTGACAAAGAGTTTAGAACCGACAAAGATTTAGGTCGTCAATTGGGATCTAAAAATTTCTTTGAAAATAAGTTGCCGCCAGCCCTACTTTCTGAAGCCGATCCTTTAGCAAAAGCCAAGGGTATTTTCTACTTTATACAACAGCATTTTAACTACAATGGCAAACAGCGAATTTTATCAGACATACGTGTGAAAGAAGCCTTTGAGGAAAAAGTGGGCAATAGTAGCGAAATAAATTTATCGCTTGTAAATGCGTTAAATGTAGCCAACTTAGATGCCAAAGTAGCCCTTATCGCTACTAGAAGTCATGCGTTACCCACCAAGCTATACCCGGTGCTTACCGATTTTAATTATGCTATAGTATATCTAAAAATTGGAGATAAGGAATACCTATTAGATGCCACCAGCAAATATATACCCTTCGGCTTTTTGCCTTCAGAAGCTTTAAATCACCAAGCCCGAGTGTTAGATTTAAAAGAGGGTAGTTTTTGGGTAGATATTGTTCCTGAGAAGAAGAATGTAGAATACATTAATGCGCAGCTAGAATTAACAGAAGAAAATACTATTACTGGTAAAGTTGCAGAAACCTATGTTGGATATCCATCGGTTGTAGAACGCATAGCAATTGCTTCTTATGGCAGTAATGAATTTAAAAATGAAAAGCAAAAATATATTGAAGATGCGACTATCTCATCACTTAACATTGAGCACTTAAATAATCTTTCAGAAAACTTAAAGGAGACCTATACTATTGAAATAAGTCCAGAACTCGCAGGTGGAAAGTGGTATGTCTCACCTTTCTTTCTAACTAATTTTTATAATGAAAATCCGTTTAAGCTCACAGACCGTACCTACCCAGTAGATTTCGGGTATCCTGTATCGCAGACTTTTTTAATGAGCCTCGACTTAAAAGGCAAATACAATGTTGTAGAGACTCCCCAAAACACTATTGTTAAGCTTCCTAACGGTGCTGGCGAATGTAGTGTAGTCTACGGCAATACTGGCGATAAAATCACGGTTCGATTTAGTTTTAAACTCAACCAATATTATTTTACACCAGAAAAATATAAAAGTTTGCAAGACTTTTTTGACACGGTAGTAACTATGTTAAATAAGGAAGTGATGGTATTAGAAAAAATTTAA
- a CDS encoding MBL fold metallo-hydrolase has translation MNHLKKVLKKTMIITLIIIGVLVLSYLAFTNYYPSFGGDVSKPRQISYQNSKQFKDGKFTNVNPRVPKEMNFSETMSVVYSFFTAKVPNGRPKRDLDVSKVDSLAVANYKGDARLIWYGHSAFLLQIDGKNLLLDPMLGKVAAPHPWLGSSRFNEKFPLEVEKLPQIDAVIFSHDHYDHLDHESVLKIKDKTKHFYVPLGVGVHLESWGVSSENITEMDWWQETQIDSLKLVCTPAQHFSGRKLNNGQSTLWSSWVIQSENENLYFSGDSGYAAHFTEIGQKYGPFNLALMECGQYNEKWADIHMMPEETALAGLDLRADKIMPIHWAGFKLALHEWTDPITRVKAKAKELQLEVITPQIGQEIKIKDSVSNYTEWWKFQ, from the coding sequence ATGAACCATCTTAAAAAAGTATTAAAAAAGACAATGATTATTACGCTAATTATAATAGGAGTACTTGTGCTAAGTTATCTTGCATTTACCAATTACTACCCAAGCTTTGGGGGTGACGTTTCAAAACCTCGTCAAATTTCATATCAGAACTCTAAACAATTCAAAGATGGTAAATTTACGAACGTAAACCCTAGAGTTCCTAAAGAAATGAACTTTTCAGAAACAATGAGCGTTGTCTATTCCTTCTTTACGGCAAAAGTGCCTAATGGTCGGCCTAAAAGAGATTTAGATGTAAGTAAAGTAGATTCTCTAGCGGTGGCTAATTATAAGGGAGACGCCCGACTCATATGGTACGGACATTCGGCATTTTTGTTGCAAATAGATGGAAAAAATTTGTTGCTTGATCCAATGTTAGGAAAAGTAGCTGCGCCACATCCTTGGTTGGGAAGTAGCCGTTTTAATGAAAAATTCCCATTAGAAGTTGAGAAGTTACCCCAGATAGATGCCGTTATTTTTTCTCATGATCATTACGATCACCTTGACCATGAGTCAGTACTTAAAATTAAGGATAAAACAAAACATTTTTATGTCCCTCTTGGGGTTGGCGTACACTTAGAATCATGGGGAGTGTCTTCTGAAAATATTACTGAAATGGATTGGTGGCAGGAAACACAAATAGATTCATTAAAACTGGTGTGCACGCCAGCACAACATTTTTCTGGACGCAAATTGAATAATGGTCAAAGTACCTTATGGAGTTCTTGGGTAATCCAATCTGAAAATGAAAACCTATATTTTAGTGGCGACAGTGGATATGCAGCGCATTTTACTGAAATAGGGCAGAAGTATGGTCCCTTTAACCTTGCTCTGATGGAATGTGGACAATACAACGAAAAGTGGGCAGATATACATATGATGCCAGAAGAAACTGCTCTTGCGGGATTAGATTTAAGAGCAGATAAAATAATGCCTATTCATTGGGCAGGTTTTAAACTGGCGTTGCACGAATGGACAGACCCCATAACACGAGTAAAAGCTAAGGCAAAAGAATTACAGCTAGAAGTAATAACTCCACAAATTGGACAAGAAATTAAGATAAAGGATTCTGTGTCTAATTATACAGAATGGTGGAAATTTCAGTAA